A single region of the Macrobrachium rosenbergii isolate ZJJX-2024 chromosome 5, ASM4041242v1, whole genome shotgun sequence genome encodes:
- the LOC136838736 gene encoding silk gland factor 3-like, with translation MATTTYIASSAVCSDPVSVPDCLTMNIVNTQGYGREAHEMKYMPQHQAPMAHNPWVGLPPSDPSHWASMHPHPHLHQDIKPQPSEMGLHHRPAHHMSHSWQPPVSSPYSLSAGNGGSPLGHHAAAYAMNGMLPPQMHPGHLRDIHCESPVTPDHHVHHEAEEETPTSDDLEAFAKSFKQRRIKLGFTQADVGLALGTLYGNVFSQTTICRFEALQLSFKNMCKLKPLLMKWLEEADSTTGSPTSIDKIAAQGRKRKKRTSIEVSVKGALEQHFHKQPKPSAQEISTLADTLQLEKEVVRVWFCNRRQKEKRMTPPMMGAGHDGPQGVNGTPPGPGQQITPTSDYGQPRSVELPRELKYPTYTHQTMHGSPTHLPPQHSPPGPLLSPQMPPHSVAPPHTASH, from the coding sequence ATGGCTACAACAACTTACATCGCTTCAAGTGCAGTGTGTTCTGATCCAGTCAGTGTGCCGGACTGTCTAACaatgaacatagtgaacactcaaGGGTATGGGCGTGAAGCCCACGAAATGAAGTATATGCCCCAACACCAAGCGCCCATGGCCCACAACCCATGGGTAGGTTTGCCTCCTTCAGACCCGAGTCACTGGGCCTCCATGCATCCACATCCACATCTCCATCAGGATATCAAGCCTCAGCCTTCAGAAATGGGTCTCCATCACCGTCCAGCCCACCATATGTCACATAGCTGGCAACCACCAGTGTCCTCGCCCTACAGTTTGTCTGCTGGTAACGGCGGCTCTCCGCTGGGACACCACGCAGCAGCCTACGCTATGAATGGTATGCTTCCCCCACAGATGCATCCTGGACACCTGAGAGACATCCACTGCGAGTCACCTGTCACCCCTGACCACCACGTTCATCACGAGGCAGAAGAAGAGACTCCAACCAGTGACGACCTCGAGGCTTTCGCCAAGTCCTTCAAACAGAGAAGAATCAAACTGGGCTTCACACAAGCCGACGTCGGCCTCGCCCTCGGAACCCTCTACGGCAACGTCTTCTCACAAACCACAATCTGTAGATTCGAGGCCCTACAGTTGTCCTTCAAAAACATGTGCAAGCTGAAACCTCTGCTGATGAAGTGGCTGGAGGAAGCCGACTCCACCACGGGCAGCCCAACGTCCATCGACAAGATCGCTGCCCAGGGAAGGAAACGCAAAAAGCGCACCTCCATAGAAGTGTCGGTCAAGGGCGCCCTCGAACAGCACTTCCACAAACAACCCAAACCGTCGGCACAGGAGATCTCGACCCTAGCCGATACCCTGCAGCTGGAGAAGGAGGTGGTGCGAGTGTGGTTCTGCAACAGACGGCAGAAGGAGAAAAGGATGACGCCTCCCATGATGGGAGCAGGGCACGACGGTCCCCAAGGTGTCAACGGTACCCCACCAGGTCCAGGTCAACAGATAACGCCCACATCTGATTACGGACAACCCAGGTCAGTAGAACTTCCCCGTGAATTGAAGTATCCCACTTACACCCACCAGACGATGCACGGGTCTCCAACACACCTGCCTCCCCAGCATTCCCCGCCAGGTCCGTTACTCTCGCCGCAAATGCCCCC